A stretch of DNA from Apis cerana isolate GH-2021 linkage group LG8, AcerK_1.0, whole genome shotgun sequence:
agaaatatatattataattatgaattttataattaagaaaaagaaaataccgCTAAGTTTTATCCATAAATTATTTGTGTTGAAAAACTTGAATGTTTTTACTGATTTGAAATCATCTACATGATCCTTTGGAACTTGAGCAATTTCAAGTAAACGTAGTTTatcttcatatttaattaatgtaccaccctagaaaaatatataaagataaattctatttcataaatttgaatttcaatttataaaaaaaattttattaccttAACATCAGCTCGAGTTTTATCAGTAACTTCCATAACAAATTCAAGAGGTGAAGCTTCAcgtttatctaataataatttcaaaattttgaaatctacAGTAGCACCTAAATTATcaatgtttgaaataaaacaatattcacGTCCctatattcaaaaagaatatttattataaataaataaataataatatataattttttatacgtaagaaattgaaaaaattaaaaattttttacctcttttataaatttttttaataaacctgaatttcgaaaactttCGTAAAAATCTCCATGACCAGGAGGATACcacctataaataaaatacttataaatatttatataaataaatttatttaataaatatttgaaattgttaatgatattaatcttACGCTTCAATATCATCTGCAATATCACAGTGTTTTGCAGTTGGAAGCAAAGAATCTCTATTGATGCGAGGATAGCAACTTTGAttaaatgtttgaatattAACATCTATTCCCTTGTATTTTCTGATAATTCGTTGTGTATCATCATCCGTATTGAAAGAATTCATCAAAATGAGCGGAACATTAGCATTATAAGTTTTGTTTAAATACTGTATccataagaaataataagtaataaaataaattttttgtgatattttaaatatttttttttatttctataatcataatatttatatatatatatatttttttttacctcaaTTTGTTGTACTGTCAGATCAAGAAACGTAAGTCCATTGCGTACTGCTATTACAGATTTTGGACCATGACAGCCCATACTAGTTCCTAAGCcaccatttaattttataacgattAACTTGCTTAAAAGAGTTTTCACTTCTTCTCCTTCTGGAGTTGGCAAGGAATTATAATctcttatctaaaaatatcaagcttcattaattttataatttctttttttaaatttcatcattaatcATAATGGAAGATTATACTCTCgatcataatcataataagattaatcataataagatatattttgatatattttcttatattttaaaaaaaataatacaaatatcaaataataaaaatgttaatttcaatctttaattacatcaatttattaacacattaattttttaatgttcattTTTATCCCTATCCTaagtataagatatatttgacaattgataatatacaagataatatgaaaaatatcgaagaaatatattttattgaagaaaataattatctttgttctatttaaaataaaaaagaatattaatattaataaaaaaagatattgcaattataatttgaaagaacATTTATTTACCGCATCGTCAGGCAATTTTTGTATACGATCCCATTCTAACGAAGGTCCTTCTTCTTGGAGGAATCGTCGAAAGAGATGAGTAAAGCCATCGAATTGTCGATGAATTTCCTCCTTGATATCGCCTGTTGCGGTTGCCTCAAGTTTCTCTAATTCATGCTGAAGCTCGTTTAGGGCATCTCTCTTAGTCCTTTCGCGGAATGCCTGCGTATCTGAGGGACTGCGTTGATGACCGCGTGCCTACGGATTTATTCACCAAGATGGTAAACGACAAAGTAATAAATACCTTTTCTCTTCATAAACCGCTTGAGGCTGCCATCATCACCATCCAATTTCGAGAAATCGTGCATGACGTATTATAATGGTTttacactttttatttatttatttatttatttattgtctcttttctctcttgttGTTAATTATGTACTCGTTAGAAAGGAGTAAGTCGTTAAGTAGTCGTGGAGaaagaagatattattttcctggtttctattaaattatcctTAATTAAGAGAATATTATCAGGTTGAATCGATATCTGTTTCTTAGTGGCATTTATTATTGTCAatgattattgttttttatttgatcgttttttttataaaaataaataaaaattaattttttttacgtatctataaaataaatctaaattcattaatactgatcaaataaatacttttttatatttcatttcattatgaaatttttatgaaatttaaaaaatcagttctctttataatatttacttaattgtgtataaagaaaatatttcatataaaataatatcaaaaaatttcaaaaagttaattctaataacatttaaaataagatagaaagctaagcataattttataatactactTCAAAAATGCCaagatgttttattattaatcgatctttttcttttaaaaaaatgtaaaaaaattagaattaaaaaaaattatatatttattctttattattattcagtagttttaataattattaatcttgaaaacggtactaaaaatacgaatcctattaataatatcgtgtATACGTTTgcgaatgaataattttaatacaaatttatgccaatatgtatatttcgaaaaatcattaatcattaatattatcggCTTTTAGTATAATCACTTATCGTAAtggaaatacaaataattcgaGGCTACCATCTTGAATtacaaatagatatttttttcattttgaaagaaaaactatttgagttaaaaaattgcatttaattttaaaatcagttcaaattatatattgattttaatagattttaatagattttcgtAGACAAAGTTATTCGacgaaaattatcatataatcttTCTTActttgtttgaaaatatattttttacattttcttataaggaatttgaaataatcataatttaataatcaatgtaaaatccaataataaaattcacaaattctttataaaattattgcatattttattactagaTATCACCGTaaccattttaaaaatatttcctttggaAAATACGCATTGATGTTTTGTTCATTCTTCAATGTAATTTTAAgagtttttaagaataattttatggaaTAATCAGTCagtattaatatcttaattacttttaacgcatattaatattaatgagaaaatttttataaaaaattataaaaagaaatagttgTGCTAGATCTATAATAGATTTTCAGTTATAaccttcaattatttttttcttaaaagtaaaaaaaatattatcaagaaatgaaataaaaaaataaaatgataattattaaatatatactacagaacaatttttgaaaattatctcgAAGAATAGACAAGACATCGATACATTAGTTTTCAAAAGGTGTAGCTTGAAAGTGATTACAACGAAATTCAGCAatgaaatacatacatatttattttaccacG
This window harbors:
- the LOC107999989 gene encoding UTP--glucose-1-phosphate uridylyltransferase isoform X2 yields the protein MLQVDDRKARGHQRSPSDTQAFRERTKRDALNELQHELEKLEATATGDIKEEIHRQFDGFTHLFRRFLQEEGPSLEWDRIQKLPDDAIRDYNSLPTPEGEEVKTLLSKLIVIKLNGGLGTSMGCHGPKSVIAVRNGLTFLDLTVQQIEYLNKTYNANVPLILMNSFNTDDDTQRIIRKYKGIDVNIQTFNQSCYPRINRDSLLPTAKHCDIADDIEAWYPPGHGDFYESFRNSGLLKKFIKEGREYCFISNIDNLGATVDFKILKLLLDKREASPLEFVMEVTDKTRADVKGGTLIKYEDKLRLLEIAQVPKDHVDDFKSVKTFKFFNTNNLWIKLSAIERVLEKNSLNMEIIVNNKTFSNGSNIIQLETAVGAAMKSFEGSIGINVPRSRFLPVKKTSDLMLVMSNLYTLRNGSLVMSPQRMFPTTPLIKLGDNHFAKVKEFLTRFPAIPDLLELDHLTVSGDVTFGKGVTLKGTVIIIANHGERIDLPSGTILENKIVSGNLRILNH
- the LOC107999989 gene encoding UTP--glucose-1-phosphate uridylyltransferase isoform X3, whose amino-acid sequence is MEYLLNARGHQRSPSDTQAFRERTKRDALNELQHELEKLEATATGDIKEEIHRQFDGFTHLFRRFLQEEGPSLEWDRIQKLPDDAIRDYNSLPTPEGEEVKTLLSKLIVIKLNGGLGTSMGCHGPKSVIAVRNGLTFLDLTVQQIEYLNKTYNANVPLILMNSFNTDDDTQRIIRKYKGIDVNIQTFNQSCYPRINRDSLLPTAKHCDIADDIEAWYPPGHGDFYESFRNSGLLKKFIKEGREYCFISNIDNLGATVDFKILKLLLDKREASPLEFVMEVTDKTRADVKGGTLIKYEDKLRLLEIAQVPKDHVDDFKSVKTFKFFNTNNLWIKLSAIERVLEKNSLNMEIIVNNKTFSNGSNIIQLETAVGAAMKSFEGSIGINVPRSRFLPVKKTSDLMLVMSNLYTLRNGSLVMSPQRMFPTTPLIKLGDNHFAKVKEFLTRFPAIPDLLELDHLTVSGDVTFGKGVTLKGTVIIIANHGERIDLPSGTILENKIVSGNLRILNH
- the LOC107999989 gene encoding UTP--glucose-1-phosphate uridylyltransferase isoform X1: MHDFSKLDGDDGSLKRFMKRKDTQAFRERTKRDALNELQHELEKLEATATGDIKEEIHRQFDGFTHLFRRFLQEEGPSLEWDRIQKLPDDAIRDYNSLPTPEGEEVKTLLSKLIVIKLNGGLGTSMGCHGPKSVIAVRNGLTFLDLTVQQIEYLNKTYNANVPLILMNSFNTDDDTQRIIRKYKGIDVNIQTFNQSCYPRINRDSLLPTAKHCDIADDIEAWYPPGHGDFYESFRNSGLLKKFIKEGREYCFISNIDNLGATVDFKILKLLLDKREASPLEFVMEVTDKTRADVKGGTLIKYEDKLRLLEIAQVPKDHVDDFKSVKTFKFFNTNNLWIKLSAIERVLEKNSLNMEIIVNNKTFSNGSNIIQLETAVGAAMKSFEGSIGINVPRSRFLPVKKTSDLMLVMSNLYTLRNGSLVMSPQRMFPTTPLIKLGDNHFAKVKEFLTRFPAIPDLLELDHLTVSGDVTFGKGVTLKGTVIIIANHGERIDLPSGTILENKIVSGNLRILNH